One Loxodonta africana isolate mLoxAfr1 chromosome 4, mLoxAfr1.hap2, whole genome shotgun sequence genomic region harbors:
- the LOC135231366 gene encoding olfactory receptor 6C2-like translates to MKNHTITTFILLGLTDDPKLQIPIFIFLFLAYMLSITGNLTIISLILMDSHLKTPMYFFLQNVFLEISFTSACIPRYLYNIATDDRSITYHICAIQVFFTDVFGVTEFFLLAIMSYARYVAICKPLNYVTIMSTRICKTLVLCCWMAGLLIVFPPLTFFKTLKFCDSNLIDYFYFDASPILKISCSDTWFIEQLVIVCAVLTFILTFICVVLSYVYIVKTILRFPSAQQRKRAFSTCSSHMIVVSITYGSCIFIYVNPSVKQSVAINKGVTVLMTSIVPMLNPFIYTLRKKQVTQAFSDSFKRIAFGGKLQKSRNTLIKLLKNSKRLFKNIVEKINKLQESIERQHVEIQKINNKIT, encoded by the exons ATGAAAAACCACACAATAACAACCTTTATCCTgctgggactgacagatgacccaaaACTTCAGattccaatttttatttttctatttcttgcttaTATGTTGAGTATAACTGGAAATCTGACCATCATATCCCTCATTTTAATGGACTCCCACCTCAaaacacccatgtactttttcctacaAAACGTCTTTTTAGAAATTTCATTCACATCTGCTTGTATTCCTAGATATTTGTACAACATAGCAACAGATGACAGATCAATTACTTATCATATTTGTGCGATTCAAGTATTTTTCACTGATGTCTTTGGAGTgacagaattttttcttctcgCTATCATGTCCTATGCCCGCTACGTGGCCATCTGCAAACCACTGAATTACGTGACCATCATGAGCACCAGAATCTGCAAGACACTTGTCCTCTGCTGTTGGATGGCTGGTTTATTGATCGTATTCCCACCACTTACTTTTTTCAAAACCTTGAAATTCTGTGACTCAAATCtcattgattatttttattttgatgcgtCTCCTATCCTGAAGATTTCCTGCTCAGACACATGGTTCATAGAGCAATTAGTTATTGTCTGTGCTGTGCTCACTTTCATTCTGACTTTCATATGTGTTGTTCTGTCCTACGTATACATTGTGAAGACCATTCTAAGATTCCCCTCTGCCCAGCAAAGAAAAAGGGCCTTTTCTAcctgttcttcccacatgattgtgGTTTCCATCACCTATGGCAGCTGTATCTTTATCTATGTCAATCCTTCAGTGAAGCAATCAGTGGCTATTAATAAAGGTGTGACAGTGCTAATGACATCCATTGTTCCCATGTTGAACCCATTCATTTACACTctgagaaaaaaacaagtgacacAAGCCTTCAGTGATTCCTTCAAAAGAATTGCatttggag gcaaactgcagaagtcaaggaacacactgataaaactgttgaagaactcaaaaagattattcaagaacatagtggaaaaaattaataagttgcaagaatccatagagagacagcatgtagaaatccaaaagattaacaataaaattaca